A genomic stretch from Centroberyx gerrardi isolate f3 chromosome 10, fCenGer3.hap1.cur.20231027, whole genome shotgun sequence includes:
- the usp9 gene encoding ubiquitin carboxyl-terminal hydrolase 9X isoform X1, whose product MTATTRGSPVGGNDSQGQGQAPDAQSQPPLPQNQTSSPNSSNENSPVSPPDEQGQGDGPPQLEEEEPAFPHTDLAKLDDMINRPRWVVPVLPKGELEVLLEAAIDLSKRGLDVKCEACQRFFRDGLTISFTKILTDEAVSGWKFEIHRCIINNTHRLVELCVAKLSQDWFPLLELLAMATNPHCKFHIYNGTRPSETVPAGAQLADDELFARPPDPRSPKGWLVDLINKFGTLNGFQMLHDRFMSGQALNVQIIAALIKPFGQCYEFLTLHTVKKYFLPVIEMVPQFLENLTDEELKKEAKNEAKNDALSMIIKSLKNLASRVPGQEETVKNLEIFRLKMILRLLQISSFNGKMNALNEVNKVISSVSYYTHRHNPEEEEWLTAERMAEWIQQNHILSIVLRDSLHQPQYVEKLEKILRFVIKEKALTMQDLDNIWAAQAGKHEAIVKNVHDLLAKLAWDFSPEQLDHLFDCFKASWTNASKKQREKLLELIRRLAEDDKDGVMAHKVLNLLWNLAHSDDVPVDIMDQALSAHIKILDYSCSQDRDTQKIQWIDRFIEELRTNDKWVIPALKQIREICSLFGEAPQNLRKKMPINKQTNLMGQTQRSPHVFYRHDLINQLQHNHALVTLVAENLSAYMETMRQFSKAEQAEFDPQTVRPGSRYSHVQEVQERLNFLRFLLKDGQLWLCAPQAKQIWKCLAENAVFLCDREACFKWYSKLMGDEPDLDPDINKDFFENNVLQLDPSLLTENGMKCFERFFKAVNCREGKLVAKRRAYMMDDLELIGLDYLWRVVIQGSDDIASRAIDLLKEIYTNLGPKLQVNQVEIHEDFIQSCFDRLKASYDTLCVLDGDKDSINCARQEAIRMVRVLTVLKEYINECDSDYHEERTILPMSRAFRGKHITLIVRFPNQGRQVDDLDIWSHTNDTIGSVRRGILNRIKANATHTKIELFIGGEVVDPADDRKLIGQLNLKDKTLITAKLTQVSANMPSSPDSSSDSSTGSPGNHGNHYSDGPNPEVESCLPGVIMSLHLRYISFLWQVADLGCNLNMPLLRDGARVLMKLMPPDNTTVENLRAVCLDHAKLGENSLSPTLDSRFFGPSPSQVLYLIEVVYALLMPASATLGEDASDFQYNFLKSGGLPLVLSMLTRNNFLPSADMETRRGAYLNALKIAKLLLTAVGFGHVKAVAEACQPNAEGNIPVSPINQATHDQALVLQSALQNIPNPASECMLRNVAIRLAQQISDEVKGQQMNFFQASKYIPDICVIRAVQKIVWASGCGTVQLVFSSNEEISKIYEKTNAAKEPDGEDEQVCCEALEVMTLCFALMPTALDTLSKEKAWQTFIIDLLLHCHSKSVRQMAQEQFFLMATRCCMGHRPLLFFITLLFTVLGSTAKERAKHAGDYFTLLRHLLNYAYNSNINLPNAEVLLNNEIDWLKRIRDEVKRTGETGVEETILEGHIGVTKELLAFQTPEKKYYIGCEKGGANLIKELIDDFIFPASNVYLQYMKSGEFPTEQAIPVCSSPASINAGFELLVALAVGCVRNLKQIVDTLTDMYYLGCETLTEWEYLPPVGPRPNKGFVGLKNAGATCYMNSVIQQLYMIPPIRNGILAIEGTGTDVDDDMSGDEKQENESNVDPRDEVFSYHHQFDDKPSSKSEDRKEYNIGVLRHLQVIFGHLAASRLQYYVPRGFWKQFRLWGEPVNLREQHDALEFFNSLVDSLDEALKALGHPAMLSKVLGGSFADQKICQGCPHRYECEESFTTLNVDIRNHQNLLDSMEQYVKGDLLEGANAYHCEKCNKKVDTVKRLLIKKLPPVLAIQLKRFDYDWERECAIKFNDYFEFPRELDMEPYTVAGVAKLEGDDVNPENQVIQQNEPSEPTPPGSSKYRLVGVLVHSGQASGGHYYSYIIQRNGGDGERNRWYKFDDGDVTECKMDDEEEMKNQCFGGEYMGEVFDHMMKRMSYRRQKRWWNAYILFYERMDSLDKDSELVKYISELTVSSTKPHQVKMPGVIECSVRKQNVQFMHNRMQYSLEYFQFIKKLLTCNSVYLNPPPGQDHLLPEAEEIAMISVQLAARFLFSTGFHTKKVVRGPASDWYDALCVLLRHSKNVRYWFAHNVLFAYANRFSEYLLECPSAEVRGAFAKLIVFIAHFSLQDGPCPSPTASPGPSAQGCDNLSLSDHLLRAVLNLLRREVSEHGRHLQQYFNLFVMYANLGLAEKTQLLKLSVPATFMLVALDEGPGPPIKYQYAELGKLYTVVSQLVRCCDVSSRMQSSINGNPPLPNPYGDTNLTAPVMPVQQLVAEILFVRTSYVKKIIEDCSNSEETVKLLRFSCWENPQFSSTVLSELLWQVAYSYTYELRPYLDLLLQILLIEDSWQTHRIHNVLKGIPDDRDGLFDTIQRSKNHYQKRAYQCIKCMVALFSNCSVAYQILQSNGDLKRKWTWAVEWLGDELERRPYTGNPQYTYNNWSPPVQSNETSNGYFLERSHSARMTLAKACELCPEECHITKHEVVSEEDATMPKSSSPQQLLPGEGTGQQQHTEPDDQEAPDDQDSSPPEDTSLYPHSPGTTQFQQPDFCSSPPNQNNHPHGQPYTGPAAQHMNNPQRPGPASAPAPGPTQTPTPGPGPTPGPGPRAQENWESTEEVAPAPTSSTPAPAPPKE is encoded by the exons GGCTGGTTGGTGGACTTAATAAACAAATTTGGCACGTTAAACGGGTTTCAAATGCTGCACGATCGCTTCATGAGTGGCCAAGCACTGAACGTCCAGATCATCGCTGCACTTATCAA GCCTTTTGGCCAGTGTTACGAGTTCCTCACATTGCACACGGTGAAGAAGTACTTCCTCCCAGTCATCGAGATGGTTCCTCAGTTTCTAGAGAATCTCACAGATGAGGAGCTGAAAAAAGAGGCCAAGAATGAAGCCAAAAACGACGCACTGTCCATGATAATCAAGTCCCTGAAGAACCTGGCTTCTCGTGTCCCAGGGCAGGAGGAGACGGTGAAGAATTTAGAGATTTTTAGGTTAAAAATGATTCTTAG GTTATTGCAAATTTCCTCTTTTAATGGCAAAATGAATGCACTAAATGAAGTAAACAAGGTGATCTCCAGCGTGTCCTACTACACTCATCGGCATAACccggaagaggaggagtggctGACCGCTGAGCGCATGGCA GAGTGGATCCAGCAGAACCACATCCTGTCCATTGTGTTGAGGGACAGTCTGCACCAGCCACAGTATGTCGAGAAACTGGAGAAGATCCTTCGCTTCGTCATCAAGGAAAAAGCGCTTACCATGCAAGATCTGGATAACATCTGGGCTGCGCAG GCTGGTAAGCATGAGGCCATTGTGAAGAATGTCCATGACCTGCTGGCCAAGCTGGCATGGGACTTCTCACCTGAGCAGCTTGACCACCTCTTTGACTGCTTCAAG GCGAGCTGGACCAATGCCAGCAAGAAGCAGCGCGAGAAACTGCTGGAGCTGATCCGGCGCCTGGCTGAGGACGATAAGGACGGGGTAATGGCCCACAAGGTCCTCAACCTGCTGTGGAACCTGGCGCACAGCGACGATGTGCCTGTAGACATCATGGACCAGGCTCTTAGCGCTCATATCAAGATACTGGATTACAGCTGCTCACAG gacagagacacacagaagaTCCAGTGGATAGATCGCTTCATAGAGGAGCTACGAACCAACGACAAATGGGTGATCCCTGCCCTGAAGCAGATCAGAGAGATCTGTAGCCTGTTTGGAGAAGCCCCTCAGAACCTTAG aaagaaaatgccAATTAACAAACAAACGAATTTAATGGG TCAAACCCAGAGGAGTCCTCACGTGTTCTATCGCCACGACCTGATCAACCAGCTGCAGCATAACCACGCTCTGGTCACCTTGGTGGCTGAGAACCTCTCTGCGTACATGGAGACCATGAGGCAGTTCTCCAAAG CAGAACAGGCTGAGTTTGACCCCCAGACGGTGAGGCCAGGGAGCCGCTACAGCCATGTCCAGGAAGTACAGGAACGGCTCAACTTCCTGAG GTTTCTGCTAAAGGATGGCCAGCTGTGGCTGTGTGCCCCGCAGGCCAAGCAGATCTGGAAGTGTCTGGCTGAGAATGCCGTATTTCTCTGTGACCGCGAGGCCTGCTTCAAATG GTACTCCAAGCTGATGGGCGATGAGCCAGACCTGGACCCGGACATCAACAAGGACTTTTTTGAGAACAATGTTCTGCAGTTAGACCCATCTCTATTGACGGAGAATGGCATGAAGTGCTTTGAGAGGTTCTTCAAGGCCGTCAACTGCAGGGAGGGCAAGCTGGTAGCCAAGCGCAGGGCCTACATGATGGATGACCTGGAGCTAATAGGCCTGGACTACCTCTGGAGG gTGGTAATTCAAGGAAGTGATGACATCGCCAGCAGAGCCATAGACCTGCTGAAAGAGATCTACACCAACCTTGGACCAAAACTACAAGTCAATCAG GTGGAGATCCACGAGGATTTCATCCAGTCATGTTTTGACCGTCTAAAAGCATCCTACGACACTCTGTGCGTGTTGGACGGCGATAAGGACAGCATCAACTGTGCCCGGCAGGAGGCCATCCGCATGGTTCGAGTGCTCACTGTACTCAAGGAGTACATCAATGAATGTGACAGTGACTACCACGAAGAGAGGACTATACTGCCCATGTCCAG GGCTTTCCGGGGGAAGCACATCACACTGATCGTGCGTTTCCCCAACCAGGGGCGTCAGGTGGACGACCTGGATATCTGGTCTCACACCAATGACACCATCGGCTCAGTGCGGCGCGGCATCCTCAACCGGATCAAGGCCAACGCCACACATACCAAGATAGAGCTGTTTATTGGTGGGGAGGTTGTCGATCCGGCTGACGACAGGAAGCTGATTGGACAGCTGAATTTGAAGGACAAAACG CTGATTACAGCCAAGCTGACCCAGGTGAGCGCCAACATGCCCTCCAGCCCAGACAGCTCGTCTGACTCATCCACTGGCTCCCctggtaaccatggcaaccactACAGCGATGGGCCCAACCCTGAGGTGGAGAGCTGTCTGCCTGGTGTG ATCATGTCGCTGCACCTGCGCTACATCTCCTTCTTGTGGCAGGTGGCTGACCTGGGCTGTAACCTCAACATGCCTCTGCTCAGAGATGGAGCCCGGGTTCTCATGAAGCTCATGCCCCCAG ATAACACTACAGTGGAAAATCTACGTGCTGTGTGTCTGGACCATGCCAAGCTGGGTGAGAACAGCCTCAGTCCCACACTGGACTCCCGCTTCTTCGGCCCGTCACCCTCACAAGTGCTCTACCTCATCGAG GTTGTGTATGCCCTGCTGATGCCAGCCAGTGCCACACTGGGCGAGGATGCCAGCGACTTCCAGTACAACTTCCTGAAGAGTGGCGGGCTGCCCCTGGTGCTGAGCATGCTCACCAGGAACAACTTCCTGCCATCGGCGGACATGGAGACACGGCGCGGGGCTTACCTCAACGCGCTGAAAATCGCCAAGCTGCTGCTTACCGCTGTAGGCTTTGGGCATGTCAAGGCCGTGGCCGAGGCGTGCCAGCCCAACGCTGAGGGGAACATCCCAGTCTCACCG ATTAATCAAGCCACTCATGACCAGGCCCTAGTCCTCCAGAGCGCCCTGCAGAACATCCCAAACCCTGCCTCAGAATGCATGCTGCGCAACGTAGCCATCCGCCTGGCCCAGCAGATTTCTGACGAGGTGAAAGGACAGCAGATG AACTTCTTCCAGGCATCCAAGTACATCCCAGACATCTGTGTGATCCGGGCAGTACAGAAAATAGTGTGGGCATCAGGCTGCGGTACAGTGCAGCTTGTCTTCAGCTCCAATGAAGAAATCAGCAAGATCTATGAGAAG ACAAATGCAGCTAAGGAGCCAGATGGGGAGGATGAGCAGGTGTGCTGTGAGGCCCTGGAGGTGATGACGCTGTGTTTCGCCCTCATGCCCACTGCTCTGGACACGCTCAGTAAGGAGAAGGCTTGGCAGACCTTCATCATAGACCTGCTGCTTCACTGCCACAGCAA GTCTGTGCGTCAGATGGCCCAGGAACAGTTTTTCCTGATGGCCACCAGGTGCTGTATGGGCCATCgacccctcctcttcttcatcaccCTCCTCTTCACTGTGCTGGGG AGCACGGCCAAGGAGCGGGCCAAACATGCAGGCGACTACTTCACCTTGCTCAGACACCTGCTGAACTACGCCTATAACAGCAACATCAACCTGCCTAATGCTGAGGTGTTGCTTAACAATGAGATCGACTGGCTCAAACGGATCAGG GATGAGGTTAAGAGGACAGGGGAGACTGGTGTGGAGGAGACCATACTGGAGGGCCACATCGGTGTCACCAAGGAGCTGCTAGCCTTCCAGACCCCAGAGAAGAAGTACTACATCGGCTGTGAGAAGGGAGGAGCTAACCTGATTAAG gAGCTGATTGACGACTTCATCTTCCCAGCATCTAATGTCTACCTGCAGTACATGAAGAGCGGGGAGTTCCCCACAGAGCAGGCCATCCCAGTGTGCAGCAGCCCTGCCTCCATCAACGCCGGCTTTGAGCTGCTGGTGGCTCTGGCTGTTGGCTGTGTCCGTAACCTCAAGCAGATAGTCGACACTCTGACGGACATGTACTACCTAG GTTGTGAGACATTGACAGAGTGGGAGTACTTGCCTCCAGTGGGGCCACGGCCCAACAAAGGCTTCGTAGGTCTGAAGAATGCAGGGGCCACCTGCTATATGAACTCTGTCATTCAGCAGCTGTACATGATCCCTCCCATCCGCAACGGCATCCTGGCCATTGAGGGCACCGGCACTGACGTGGATGATGATATGTCAGGGGATGAGAAGCAGGAGAATGAG AGTAATGTTGACCCACGTGACGAGGTGTTCAGCTACCACCACCAGTTCGATGACAAGCCCTCCAGTAAGTCAGAGGACAGGAAAGAGTACAACATTGGGGTGCTGCGCCACCTACAAGTCATCTTTGGCCACCTGGCTGCCTCCAGGCTGCAGTACTACGTCCCTAGGGGATTCTGGAAGCAGTTCAG GTTATGGGGTGAGCCAGTGAACTTGCGGGAGCAGCACGATGCTCTGGAGTTCTTCAACTCGCTGGTGGACAGTCTGGACGAAGCTCTGAAAGCCCTGGGCCACCCAGCCATGCTCAGCAAGGTGCTGGGAGGCTCCTTCGCTGACCAAAAGATCTGCCAAGGCTGCCCCCACAG GTATGAGTGTGAGGAATCATTCACCACGCTCAATGTAGACATCAGAAACCACCAAAACCTGTTGGACTCCATGGAACAGTATGTCAAAGGAGATCTGCTGGAGGGAGCCAACGCCTACCACTGTGAGAAGTGCAACAAGAAG GTGGACACAGTGAAGCGCCTGCTGATTAAGAAGCTGCCTCCTGTCCTGGCCATCCAGCTGAAGCGCTTCGACTACGACTGGGAGAGGGAGTGTGCTATCAAGTTCAACGACTACTTTGAGTTTCCCAGGGAGCTGGACATGGAGCCGTACACCGTGGCCGGTGTGGCCAAGCTAGAGGGGGACGACGTCAACCCAGAGAACCAGGTGATCCAACAGAACGAGCCCTCGGAGCCCACGCCACCCGGCAGCTCCAAGTACCGTCTGGTGGGGGTGCTGGTGCACTCGGGCCAGGCCAGCGGCGGACACTACTACTCCTATATTATCCAGAGGAACGGGGGCGACGGCGAGAGGAACCGCTGGTACAAGTTTGACGACGGCGACGTGACTGAGTGCAAGATGGATgacgaggaggagatgaagaaccAGTGCTTCGGAGGGGAATACATGGGCGAGGTGTTTGACCACATGATGAAAAGGATGTCGTACCGCAGGCAGAAGCGCTGGTGGAACGCCTACATCCTGTTCTACGAGCGCATGGACTCACTGGACAAGGACAGCGAGCTTGTCAAATATATCTCGGAGCTCACCGTCTCCTCCACCAAGCCACACCAGGTTAAGATGCCCGGTGTGATCGAGTGCAGCGTCCGCAAGCAGAACGTCCAGTTCATGCACAACCGAATGCAATACAGCCTGGAATATTTCCAGTTCATTAAGAAACTCCTGACCTGTAACAGTGTCTATTTAAATCCTCCTCCAG GACAAGACCATCTTTTgccagaggcagaggagatAGCTATGATAAGTGTTCAGCTGGCTGCTAGGTTCCTCTTCAGCACAGGCTTCCACACCAAGAAAGTAGTACGGGGTCCTGCCAGTGACTG GTATGATGCCCTCTGCGTCCTGCTGAGACACAGTAAGAATGTACGCTACTGGTTTGCACACAACGTCCTGTTTGCCTACGCCAACCGGTTCTCTGAGTACCTGCTGGAGTGCCCCAGCGCCGAGGTCCGTGGTGCGTTTGCCAAGCTCATCGTCTTCATCGCACACTTCTCCCTGCAAGACGGCCCCTGTCCCTCTCCCACCGCTTCGCCTGGACCCTCTGCTCAG GGCTGTGATAACCTCAGTCTGAGTGACCACCTGTTGAGAGCCGTACTCAACCTGCTCAGGAGAGAGGTTTCTGAACACGGCCGTCACCTGCAGCAGTACTTCAACCTCTTTGTCATGTACGCCAATCTGG GCCTGGCAGAAAAGACCCAGCTGCTGAAGTTAAGTGTCCCTGCCACCTTCATGTTGGTAGCTCTGGACGAGGGTCCCGGCCCTCCCATTAAGTACCAATACGCTGAGCTAGGCAAGCTCTACACTGTCGTCTCCCAGCTGGTGCGCTGCTGCGACGTCTCCTCACGCATGCAGTCCTCCATCAATG GTAACCCTCCTCTCCCCAACCCGTACGGCGACACCAACCTGACAGCCCCAGTGATGCCCGTCCAGCAGCTGGTGGCAGAGATCCTGTTTGTAAGGACCAGTTATGTGAAGAAGATCATCGAGGACTGCAGCAACTCTGAGGAGACCGTGAAGCTGTTACGCTTCAGCTGCTGGGAGAACCCCCAGTTCTCTTCCACTGTGCTCAGTGAACTACTCTGGCAG gTGGCGTACTCCTACACCTATGAACTGAGGCCTTACCTGGACTTGCTGCTACAGATCCTGCTCATCGAGGACTCCTGGCAGACACACAG GATCCACAATGTGCTGAAAGGCATTCCTGATGACAGAGACGGACTGTTTGACACCATCCAGAGGTCAAAGAACCACTACCAGAAACGGGCCTACCAGTGCATCAAATGCATGGTGGCCCTCTTCAGCAATTGCTCTGTGGCCTACCAGATCCTACAG AGTAATGGTGATCTGAAGCGCAAGTGGACGTGGGCAGTGGAATGGTTAGGGGACGAGCTGGAGAGGAGGCCGTACACGGGGAACCCCCAGTATACCTACAACAACTGGTCCCCTCCCGTTCAGAGCAACGAGACCTCCAACGGCTATTTCCTGGAGCGCTCCCACAGTGCGCGCATGACACTGGCCAAGGCCTGTGAACTCTGTCCCGAGGAG TGTCACATAACGAAGCACGAGGTGGTGTCTGAAGAAGACGCCACGATGCCGAAATCATCCTCGCCACAACAGCTTTTGCCAGGGGAAGGgacaggacagcagcagcacact GAGCCCGATGACCAGGAAGCACCTGATGATCAGGACTCCTCCCCACCTGAGGACACCTCCCTCTACCCACACTCTCCTGGAACCACCCAGTTTCAGCAG CCTGATTTCTGTTCTTCTCCTCCTAATCAGAACAACCACCCCCATGGGCAGCCATACACAGGGCCCGCTGCTCAGCACATGAACAACCCCCAGCGCCCCGGTCCCGCCTCTGCCCCAGCTCCAGGCCCCACCCAGACCCCGACCCCAGGCCCCGGTCCCACTCCTGGCCCAGGCCCGCGAGCACAAGAGAACTGGGAGAGCACCGAGGAGGTCGCCCCtgcccccacctcctccaccccagcGCCTGCCCCGCCTAAGGAGTAA